The following are from one region of the Rhizobium etli 8C-3 genome:
- a CDS encoding LLM class flavin-dependent oxidoreductase codes for MTNSLPAKLMVGIFDHLDEDGREIGRQYEDRMKLAEVCDRLGFYGYHVAEHHCTPHGRGPSPNLFLASVAQRTQHLRLGPLVMLLNLYHPLRAFEEICMLDHLSGGRLELGMGRGSLPIEWSFFGIDEEVATSRYLEASEIVIQAMKEGAQALSYKGDHFELDKVPLMLRPHQRPQPPTWITTSRPEVARWAAENDTNLACGGPASAVRQITDAYRAHERRTAGGRKRAPFLGLVRMVVAGSTTKHAISLAAPAYQRWLRSFRFLYEINGIQTPQNLPPDFDAAVDCQLCVVGTAASVRQDLLDHVEEAGANYLLCQLAFGDLPLEASYYTATSVHSGVMA; via the coding sequence ATGACAAACTCTCTTCCCGCAAAGCTGATGGTTGGTATCTTCGACCATTTGGACGAAGACGGAAGGGAGATTGGGCGCCAGTATGAAGATCGGATGAAGTTGGCAGAGGTCTGCGATCGCCTTGGCTTTTATGGATATCACGTCGCAGAGCACCACTGTACTCCCCACGGCAGAGGACCTTCGCCGAATCTATTTCTAGCAAGCGTAGCTCAGCGCACGCAGCATCTTCGTCTCGGTCCTTTGGTTATGCTGTTGAACCTTTATCATCCGTTACGTGCGTTTGAAGAAATTTGCATGCTGGATCATCTGAGCGGTGGCAGGCTCGAGTTGGGCATGGGGCGCGGCTCCTTACCAATCGAATGGAGCTTTTTCGGTATTGATGAGGAGGTGGCGACATCGCGCTATCTCGAAGCCAGCGAGATCGTCATCCAAGCGATGAAGGAAGGAGCTCAGGCTCTTTCCTACAAAGGCGACCACTTTGAACTAGACAAAGTCCCGTTGATGTTGCGGCCACACCAACGTCCTCAGCCTCCGACATGGATTACAACCAGTCGTCCTGAGGTTGCGCGCTGGGCGGCTGAGAACGATACAAATCTTGCCTGCGGGGGCCCTGCTTCTGCTGTTCGCCAGATCACTGATGCCTACCGAGCACACGAGAGACGTACCGCCGGGGGCAGGAAACGGGCGCCGTTCCTTGGGTTGGTCCGAATGGTGGTGGCCGGCAGCACGACGAAGCATGCCATTTCGCTCGCGGCCCCGGCTTATCAACGGTGGCTTCGGAGCTTTAGGTTTCTGTACGAGATTAACGGGATACAGACTCCTCAGAACCTCCCGCCGGATTTTGATGCAGCAGTAGACTGTCAGTTGTGCGTAGTTGGTACTGCTGCTTCAGTTAGGCAAGATCTTCTCGATCATGTCGAGGAAGCAGGTGCTAATTATCTTCTTTGCCAGCTGGCGTTTGGTGATTTGCCATTGGAGGCTTCCTATTACACTGCAACGAGCGTTCACTCTGGAGTTATGGCTTAA
- a CDS encoding IS3-like element ISRel21 family transposase (programmed frameshift) gives MKASQFSDAQKAFILKQGDEGVSVAEICRKAGISQATYFNWKKKYAGMLPPEMKRLKQLEDENSRLKKIVADLTLDREMLQDVIRRKPLRPARKREMVKGMCCDWAISIRRACGALNFDRSTHHYTSRRADQAGLERRIREICEIRVRYGYRRVHVLLEREGWGTNIKRTYRIYRDLGLQLRNKTPKRGVKAKLREDRHMAVGPNDVWAMDFVHDQLATGKKLRVLTVVDTFSRYVPVLDPRHSYRGEDVVQTLERVCQKAGYPKTIRVDQGTEFVSRDLDLWAYSKGVTLDFSRPGKPTDNAFIEAFNGRFRAECLNQHWFLTLADAREKMEDWRRYYNEERPHGAIGNKVPISLVNSGGATSPPP, from the exons ATGAAAGCGTCGCAGTTTTCGGACGCTCAGAAGGCGTTCATTCTGAAGCAAGGTGATGAAGGCGTGTCGGTTGCTGAAATCTGCAGGAAGGCGGGGATCAGCCAGGCGACTTATTTCAACTGGAAGAAAAAATACGCGGGCATGCTGCCACCGGAGATGAAGAGGCTGAAACAGCTCGAGGACGAGAATTCGCGCCTGAAGAAGATCGTCGCGGATCTGACGCTGGACCGCGAGATGTTGCAGGATGTCATCCGCCGAAAGC CTCTAAGGCCTGCTCGGAAGCGGGAGATGGTGAAAGGCATGTGCTGCGATTGGGCGATCTCGATCCGACGTGCTTGTGGAGCGTTGAACTTCGATCGATCAACTCACCACTATACCTCTCGCCGTGCTGATCAGGCCGGTCTGGAACGTCGTATTCGCGAGATCTGCGAGATCCGTGTGCGGTACGGCTATCGCCGCGTGCATGTGCTGTTGGAACGCGAGGGTTGGGGCACCAACATCAAGCGAACCTACCGCATTTACAGGGACTTGGGGCTACAGTTGCGGAACAAGACACCGAAGCGGGGGGTAAAAGCCAAGCTTCGCGAGGATCGGCACATGGCCGTCGGACCCAACGACGTCTGGGCGATGGACTTCGTTCACGACCAACTCGCAACGGGTAAGAAACTGCGCGTGCTGACGGTGGTCGACACCTTCTCGCGCTACGTGCCGGTGCTTGATCCACGTCATAGCTATAGAGGCGAAGACGTTGTGCAAACCCTTGAACGGGTGTGCCAAAAAGCCGGCTATCCGAAAACGATCCGTGTCGACCAAGGGACCGAGTTCGTGTCGCGCGACTTGGACCTGTGGGCCTATTCCAAGGGTGTGACGTTGGACTTCTCACGCCCCGGCAAGCCGACTGATAATGCTTTCATCGAAGCGTTCAATGGCCGCTTCCGTGCAGAATGCCTGAACCAGCATTGGTTCCTGACCCTTGCGGATGCCCGCGAAAAGATGGAGGATTGGCGTAGATACTACAATGAGGAAAGACCTCATGGTGCGATCGGCAACAAGGTGCCGATCTCGTTGGTGAATTCGGGAGGCGCAACCAGCCCGCCTC
- a CDS encoding phytanoyl-CoA dioxygenase family protein — protein sequence MLTKEQKSTWDDVGYIRIESFLDLESRDKLSALVADVSCWETSEDKWLIWFEKTTDGRRIISKVENFLEFNAPLRDLLLADHRIESIVEELLGEDARMLKELLIFKYSDSGGYRPHQDIYHIPHKLPDRMVHAIVAIGIDDSGPDNGGLFFSPGNHKKGVFPMDAGGVMYPEVADRLAWEPVTWKAGDIFIFDDYAPHYSKPNKSENSRRVIYLVFQRASTGGPTRAEYNKLKRAYNPPEGKVSNIDELKPPNGIFYRD from the coding sequence ATGTTAACCAAAGAACAAAAATCAACATGGGATGACGTTGGATACATTAGGATTGAGTCATTTCTCGATCTAGAAAGCCGAGATAAACTTTCAGCTCTTGTGGCTGATGTTTCGTGCTGGGAGACAAGTGAAGACAAATGGCTGATATGGTTCGAAAAAACAACTGACGGTAGGAGGATCATTTCGAAGGTCGAGAACTTCCTCGAATTTAACGCCCCCCTGCGTGATTTACTGCTGGCTGACCACCGTATCGAGTCGATCGTCGAAGAGTTACTGGGGGAAGATGCCCGCATGCTCAAAGAGTTGCTGATCTTTAAGTACTCCGACAGCGGCGGCTATCGCCCGCATCAGGACATCTACCATATCCCACATAAGCTACCAGACCGGATGGTGCACGCGATTGTTGCAATAGGCATCGACGATTCCGGCCCAGACAACGGAGGGCTTTTCTTCAGCCCCGGGAACCACAAAAAGGGCGTGTTCCCAATGGACGCCGGCGGCGTAATGTACCCCGAGGTCGCGGACAGGCTGGCCTGGGAGCCCGTAACGTGGAAGGCCGGTGACATTTTCATCTTTGACGACTATGCCCCACATTACTCAAAGCCCAACAAAAGTGAAAATTCTCGAAGGGTGATTTATCTCGTGTTCCAGCGTGCCTCAACTGGTGGGCCAACGAGGGCCGAATACAACAAACTGAAACGCGCCTACAACCCTCCCGAGGGCAAGGTCTCCAACATCGACGAGCTCAAGCCGCCGAACGGCATTTTCTATCGCGATTGA
- the istA gene encoding IS21 family transposase, translating into MIKLRETIMILDLHQQGLTVSAISRETGIDRKTVRKYIERGLEAPAYGPRKPRATVIDPFASYLRERVKTYPGLTGSRLLRELRDRGYAGGYTAVTDFLRDVRPSANPGFEVRFETPPGEQAQVDFAQFHVVFTDEPMTPRIVWLFSMVLGHSRLIWARFVMHQNLPTVLRCHIAAFEAIGGAPREVLYDRMKTAVIGEGQTEGIIYNRALIDLARHYGFHPKACKAYRAKTKGKVERPFRYIREDFFLARSFRNLDDMNAQLRHWLDTVANPRKHATTQRVVNEAFAEERPYLRPLPLAPFKSVLKLERRVSREGMVSVGGNTYSVPDATRSRTVEVHSLADEVRIFENGTLIAAHPVLEGRKQRRVHPDHRRALTPQQWPRTRGEAIVVKPAGDTVLQRSLAFYDAVGKVLAKENRP; encoded by the coding sequence GTGATCAAGCTGAGGGAGACGATCATGATCCTGGATCTGCATCAGCAGGGGCTGACGGTGTCGGCTATTTCCAGAGAAACAGGCATCGATCGCAAGACGGTGCGCAAATACATTGAACGAGGCCTCGAGGCTCCGGCTTATGGGCCGAGAAAGCCTCGCGCGACGGTGATCGATCCGTTCGCTTCATACCTGCGGGAGCGGGTGAAGACCTATCCCGGCCTCACTGGCAGTCGGTTGCTCCGAGAACTCCGGGATCGAGGTTATGCCGGCGGTTACACCGCCGTCACGGACTTTCTTCGTGACGTGCGACCTTCGGCAAATCCAGGTTTCGAAGTTCGTTTCGAGACGCCGCCTGGCGAACAGGCCCAAGTCGATTTCGCCCAATTCCATGTCGTTTTCACCGATGAGCCAATGACGCCAAGGATCGTTTGGTTGTTCTCGATGGTGTTGGGTCACAGCCGCCTCATCTGGGCCCGCTTCGTCATGCATCAGAACTTGCCGACCGTCCTGCGTTGCCACATCGCCGCTTTCGAGGCGATTGGTGGTGCGCCGCGGGAGGTGCTCTACGACCGGATGAAGACTGCTGTTATCGGCGAAGGTCAGACGGAGGGCATCATCTACAACCGTGCTCTCATCGACCTGGCCCGCCATTATGGATTCCATCCTAAGGCGTGCAAGGCCTACCGAGCCAAGACAAAAGGCAAGGTCGAGCGGCCGTTTCGGTATATCCGCGAGGACTTCTTCCTCGCTCGTTCGTTCCGCAATCTCGACGACATGAACGCCCAGCTCCGGCACTGGCTCGACACCGTCGCCAATCCAAGGAAGCACGCGACGACCCAGCGTGTCGTCAACGAGGCCTTCGCCGAGGAGCGTCCGTATCTGCGGCCGCTACCGCTGGCACCCTTCAAATCCGTTCTGAAGCTGGAGCGCCGCGTATCGCGGGAGGGCATGGTCAGCGTCGGCGGCAACACCTACAGCGTTCCGGATGCGACCCGCAGTCGAACGGTGGAGGTCCATTCGCTTGCCGACGAGGTCCGCATCTTCGAGAACGGCACCCTGATCGCCGCGCATCCTGTCCTCGAGGGCCGCAAACAACGCCGGGTTCATCCTGACCACCGACGAGCACTCACGCCGCAACAGTGGCCACGAACACGAGGCGAGGCCATTGTCGTCAAGCCCGCCGGCGACACCGTGCTGCAGCGGTCTCTCGCCTTCTATGACGCCGTCGGTAAGGTCTTGGCAAAGGAGAACCGCCCGTGA
- a CDS encoding class I tRNA ligase family protein yields MRANQHTFFACSAPPCPNGKLHLGHIGGVYLLADVFVRYHRMVGNAAYHVTGADEHGTYTLVKARKLGRPVDDVAHMHIEEILQCLRSVDIEPDVFVRTSSEDHKDRSLAIYDQLRASGYVELRDGEQLYCGTCEEFAADSLAVGECPACNAPTDSNLCEDCGSALQHNLLRNPIHTTCGQSLILRPIRQVHFQLEKFAPGLDHAIEASGWPESIKRKELDWLRSKLMALPMSRHFDRGVTLNSPVEVAGQTLMTWFEGLWCYETGIERLCKQNGADLDDTMRNASTRLVFFMGQDNRFYYTIGVTASLFSRGYAIPYNHAIQDFYKLEGAKFSTSRDHAVWADEVAADIDTNVLRYYLASIAKPFGANDNDFLIEGLLQTAARIRAFETALRKYAGCNETLTADKLTVEQNHNVKRYSEAVQDLRVWDAMDAIDAFFDVASFSRADTSVSAAEVSVFLSLLNPVTPMLAARYGAFFFGAGWRPGLDGGTIRPSTGLRKPVDFPLFSDPIPEAFIEAYERRFRQVRPNS; encoded by the coding sequence TTGAGAGCAAACCAACATACTTTTTTTGCCTGCTCGGCGCCGCCGTGCCCGAACGGCAAGCTGCATCTTGGGCATATAGGTGGCGTGTACCTTCTCGCCGACGTGTTCGTACGCTACCACCGCATGGTAGGCAACGCGGCCTATCACGTGACAGGTGCGGACGAACATGGCACTTACACGCTGGTGAAAGCCCGAAAGCTTGGCAGGCCGGTTGATGACGTCGCACACATGCACATTGAAGAAATTCTGCAGTGTCTGCGGTCAGTTGATATTGAACCGGACGTATTTGTAAGGACTTCAAGCGAAGACCACAAAGACCGCAGCTTGGCGATCTACGACCAACTAAGAGCGTCCGGCTACGTTGAGCTGCGCGACGGAGAGCAACTGTATTGCGGGACGTGCGAAGAGTTCGCCGCAGACTCACTCGCGGTCGGAGAGTGTCCAGCTTGTAACGCGCCAACAGATAGTAACCTTTGCGAAGATTGCGGCTCGGCGCTGCAACACAATCTACTACGCAACCCGATTCACACGACATGCGGCCAGAGCCTTATCTTGCGCCCGATTCGACAGGTTCATTTTCAGCTTGAAAAATTTGCTCCGGGGCTCGATCACGCCATTGAGGCGAGCGGATGGCCGGAATCCATAAAGCGCAAAGAACTTGACTGGCTACGGTCAAAACTGATGGCATTGCCGATGTCGCGGCATTTCGACCGTGGTGTGACTTTGAACTCCCCGGTGGAGGTGGCAGGCCAAACTTTAATGACTTGGTTTGAAGGATTGTGGTGCTATGAGACAGGAATCGAACGCCTCTGCAAGCAAAATGGCGCAGATCTCGATGACACTATGCGCAACGCGAGCACGAGACTCGTATTCTTCATGGGTCAGGATAACCGGTTTTATTACACGATCGGCGTTACTGCTAGTTTGTTCTCGCGCGGTTATGCGATTCCATACAACCATGCAATTCAGGACTTTTATAAGCTCGAAGGGGCGAAATTTTCTACTAGCCGTGACCACGCTGTGTGGGCTGACGAGGTGGCAGCAGATATCGACACGAACGTGCTGCGCTACTATTTGGCTAGCATCGCCAAGCCATTTGGCGCAAACGACAACGATTTTCTGATCGAGGGGCTGCTTCAGACCGCGGCTAGAATTCGTGCTTTCGAAACGGCTTTGCGCAAGTACGCCGGATGTAACGAGACGCTGACGGCCGACAAGCTGACAGTCGAGCAGAACCACAATGTTAAACGATATTCCGAAGCGGTGCAGGACTTGCGCGTCTGGGATGCCATGGACGCCATAGACGCCTTTTTCGACGTTGCGTCTTTTTCAAGGGCAGATACCTCAGTCAGCGCAGCGGAAGTTTCCGTATTTCTAAGCCTTCTTAATCCTGTGACCCCGATGCTTGCGGCGCGGTATGGTGCTTTCTTTTTCGGAGCCGGATGGCGGCCGGGGCTCGATGGCGGCACTATCCGGCCAAGCACCGGCTTACGCAAACCGGTTGATTTCCCATTGTTTAGCGACCCGATTCCGGAAGCCTTCATAGAGGCTTATGAAAGACGATTTAGGCAAGTCCGGCCGAATTCTTAG
- a CDS encoding lysine N(6)-hydroxylase/L-ornithine N(5)-oxygenase family protein — MQVLDLIGIGIGPFNLSLAALACPTPLRTAFFEKESGFDWHPGLLLPNSRLQVSPLKDCVTLADPTSPFSFLNYLAVHGRLYSFVNRCDATTSRREFTQYFQWVAHQLPQLRFGEEVTDVTRLDEGYRVTTTRDHYHARSVAIGVGVVATIPECAKPWLGEKVYHVASYLDRPQIDIGERVLVVGGGQSGAEVVEHLLGSPGIGKITWVTSRGNLFTRDDSSFINVSYTPSYSQRFHSLPLKKRRTIVDDEKLTSDGISAELSNRIYETIYHRSATGNIDDVIQLLPAVVMKELSPHADGWHALLASHGTCQRPTVVADRVVLATGFEPRPLAFIDRLLASASMEGGLPVVKDDYSVQFEDNAAGQVYLQNRSPVQSGLQSVNLSLVAYRNGRIINSLLRREYYLNVPDRPILGCLGLLPAQETQNAR; from the coding sequence ATGCAAGTGCTGGATCTCATCGGTATAGGCATCGGACCCTTTAATCTTAGTCTTGCAGCACTCGCGTGTCCGACGCCGCTGCGCACTGCCTTTTTCGAAAAGGAAAGCGGCTTCGATTGGCATCCTGGGCTGCTGCTGCCCAACAGTCGCCTGCAGGTATCTCCGCTGAAGGACTGTGTGACACTTGCAGATCCGACCAGTCCGTTTTCGTTTCTCAACTACCTCGCGGTGCATGGACGGCTGTACAGCTTCGTAAACCGGTGCGACGCGACCACGTCGCGAAGAGAGTTCACACAGTATTTCCAATGGGTTGCGCATCAGTTGCCACAACTCCGGTTTGGGGAGGAGGTTACCGACGTAACCAGATTAGACGAGGGTTACCGCGTGACGACGACTCGAGATCACTACCATGCACGCTCAGTTGCGATTGGCGTCGGTGTCGTTGCAACAATTCCCGAATGCGCCAAACCTTGGCTGGGCGAGAAGGTCTACCATGTGGCGAGCTATCTGGATCGGCCACAAATCGACATCGGTGAACGCGTATTAGTCGTTGGTGGGGGGCAGAGCGGTGCGGAGGTTGTTGAACACCTATTGGGCAGTCCGGGTATCGGTAAAATTACATGGGTGACGTCACGCGGGAACCTGTTCACGAGGGATGACAGCTCTTTTATCAACGTGTCATACACGCCGTCTTACAGCCAGCGCTTTCATTCGCTGCCACTTAAAAAACGTCGCACTATTGTCGACGACGAAAAACTCACCAGTGACGGCATTTCAGCAGAATTGAGCAACCGCATTTACGAAACTATCTATCACCGCAGCGCGACTGGCAATATTGACGATGTCATTCAACTGCTACCCGCAGTCGTCATGAAGGAGTTGTCTCCTCATGCGGACGGTTGGCACGCGCTGTTGGCTTCGCACGGCACCTGTCAGCGACCGACTGTAGTGGCTGATCGGGTCGTACTCGCCACCGGTTTCGAGCCTCGCCCGCTAGCGTTTATCGATCGCCTATTGGCTTCCGCTTCTATGGAAGGCGGTCTGCCGGTCGTGAAGGACGATTACTCCGTTCAATTCGAGGACAACGCCGCCGGCCAGGTATATCTGCAAAACCGATCCCCAGTCCAAAGTGGCTTGCAGAGTGTGAATCTATCGCTCGTCGCCTACCGAAACGGTCGCATCATCAATAGCCTGCTTCGGCGTGAATACTATCTGAACGTCCCAGATCGGCCGATCCTTGGGTGCCTAGGTTTACTTCCCGCTCAAGAGACACAAAACGCAAGATAA
- the nodD3 gene encoding transcriptional regulator NodD3, producing the protein MRFKGLDLNLLVALDALMIERNLTAAARSINLSQPAMSAAVRRLRSYFRDELFTMRGREFVPTPRAEDLAPAIREALQHIRLNIIPWDKFTPDQSDRHFRVSLCDFVTVVLFQKILERLAREAPGISFDLLPLTDNPDELLRRGDVDFLISPPLFMSSAHPKIDLFQERLTCVGCSNNKQLEEALTAEEYSSMGHAVVRFGRTQQPTIEDCFLQEHGLKRRVEVVVSSFSMIPAALMGTDRIATVPLRLVGLFEDTIPLRMTAPPIALPTFTEAVQWPVLHDKDPANIWMRDIMVQEAARLP; encoded by the coding sequence ATGCGATTTAAGGGCCTCGATCTAAATCTCCTTGTCGCGCTCGATGCACTAATGATTGAGCGCAACCTTACTGCGGCGGCACGTAGCATTAATCTGAGCCAGCCCGCAATGAGTGCAGCTGTCCGCCGGCTCCGCTCCTATTTCCGCGATGAACTATTTACGATGCGTGGTCGTGAGTTCGTTCCAACTCCGCGTGCGGAAGACCTCGCGCCTGCGATTCGTGAGGCTTTACAGCATATTCGGCTCAATATCATACCCTGGGATAAATTTACTCCTGATCAATCAGATCGTCATTTCCGAGTAAGCTTATGCGATTTCGTTACAGTTGTTCTTTTTCAGAAGATACTGGAGCGTCTTGCGCGGGAAGCACCCGGCATTAGTTTTGACTTGCTGCCTCTTACTGACAATCCAGACGAGCTTTTGCGACGCGGCGACGTAGACTTCCTTATTAGCCCACCGCTATTCATGTCGAGCGCGCACCCTAAGATAGATCTATTTCAGGAACGACTGACTTGCGTCGGCTGCAGTAATAACAAACAACTTGAGGAAGCCCTTACTGCCGAGGAGTATTCTTCAATGGGGCACGCGGTAGTTAGGTTCGGTCGGACGCAGCAGCCTACCATAGAAGATTGCTTCTTGCAGGAGCATGGCCTCAAGAGGCGGGTCGAAGTCGTTGTTTCAAGCTTTAGCATGATCCCCGCCGCCCTAATGGGCACCGATCGCATCGCAACCGTTCCGTTACGACTAGTTGGGCTTTTTGAGGACACGATACCATTGCGGATGACTGCGCCCCCGATAGCGCTGCCGACATTCACCGAGGCAGTCCAATGGCCGGTACTTCACGACAAAGATCCGGCAAATATCTGGATGCGAGATATAATGGTTCAGGAGGCAGCGCGATTGCCGTGA
- a CDS encoding cupin domain-containing protein, whose protein sequence is MYTKQIDRSIMRQEYGVLVCRLLEHLPQAVATAFGTSIVEVVPGDAVDLHSHPEHELWVLISGSGVFQSDGETSAVSGDTMVYIAPHQKHAIKNSSPQTSLKFLSIWWD, encoded by the coding sequence ATGTATACGAAACAGATCGACCGCTCAATCATGCGCCAGGAGTATGGCGTTCTGGTGTGCCGGTTACTTGAGCATCTACCGCAGGCAGTCGCAACGGCTTTCGGCACATCGATTGTGGAGGTGGTACCTGGCGATGCGGTCGATCTTCATTCGCACCCAGAGCACGAACTCTGGGTATTGATCTCGGGCAGCGGCGTGTTTCAATCCGATGGAGAAACCTCCGCAGTCAGTGGGGACACGATGGTCTATATAGCGCCGCACCAAAAACACGCGATCAAAAATAGCAGCCCTCAAACCAGCTTAAAGTTCCTTTCGATATGGTGGGATTGA
- the nodD2 gene encoding transcriptional regulator NodD2 — MRFKGLDLNLLVALDALTTERNLTAAARSINLSQPAMSAAIGRLRDYFRDELFTMNGRELRLTPRAEGLASAVRETLLQVQCSIISWEPFNPSKSDRCFRIVLSDFMMLIYFNKIIERVAREAPAVSFELLPLDSDPYEMLSRGDVDFLIVPEFFLSGAHPSAKLFTEKFVCVACSTNVDLPSALTIEQYVSTGHVAAAFGRFLKPSVEGWFLLENGIQRRVEVVVQGFSLIPPVLRGTNRIANLPLRLVEHYESTFPLRIINLPLPLPVFTEAVQWPALHNADPGSIWFREILVEEASRMMSSNAPKIHGLLQQSGS; from the coding sequence ATGCGTTTCAAGGGCCTTGATCTAAACCTGCTCGTTGCATTGGATGCGCTCACGACCGAGCGCAACCTAACGGCTGCCGCACGTAGTATCAATCTAAGTCAACCAGCAATGAGTGCCGCCATTGGTAGGCTTCGGGACTATTTCCGCGACGAATTGTTTACAATGAATGGTCGAGAACTTCGGCTGACGCCCCGTGCCGAAGGACTTGCCTCGGCAGTGCGTGAAACTCTCTTGCAGGTACAATGCTCAATCATCTCTTGGGAGCCGTTTAACCCGTCGAAGTCTGACAGATGCTTTAGAATAGTTCTGTCCGATTTCATGATGCTGATATACTTCAATAAAATCATTGAGCGAGTTGCTCGAGAAGCGCCCGCAGTCAGCTTTGAGTTGCTGCCTTTGGATAGTGATCCGTACGAGATGCTTAGCCGCGGTGACGTCGACTTCCTCATCGTGCCTGAATTTTTTCTCTCGGGCGCACACCCGAGCGCAAAACTGTTCACAGAGAAGTTTGTATGTGTAGCCTGTTCGACAAATGTGGACCTACCTTCAGCGCTGACGATCGAGCAATATGTCTCCACGGGACACGTCGCTGCCGCGTTTGGGCGCTTTTTGAAGCCATCGGTCGAGGGCTGGTTCTTGCTCGAGAATGGTATTCAGAGGCGGGTGGAGGTCGTCGTGCAAGGGTTTAGCTTAATACCACCAGTCCTGCGTGGCACGAACCGCATAGCTAACCTACCGCTTCGCTTAGTCGAGCATTACGAAAGTACTTTCCCTTTGCGGATCATCAACCTTCCGTTACCGCTCCCCGTCTTCACAGAAGCTGTTCAATGGCCAGCGCTCCATAATGCCGATCCAGGGAGCATCTGGTTCAGGGAGATATTGGTTGAGGAAGCTTCCCGTATGATGTCCTCCAACGCACCTAAAATACATGGGTTGCTACAACAATCCGGTTCCTGA
- the istB gene encoding IS21-like element ISRel3 family helper ATPase IstB has product MSATLDAIPSMIDRIRHDLVGLKMPRALEALDHVVRRLEHGELSALEAIDILLSEELTLRENSRIKTALRMGRLATIKTLAGFDFTFQPSLDRDRIFTLAQLGFVDRHEAVHFLGPPGTGKSHLATALGVEAVKAGKSVYFTNLADLIGSLARSEREGRLQERIRFFCRPSLLIVDEIGYLPVVQGGGNLFFQLVNARYERGAMILTSNRGFAEWGDVFGDPVVATALLDRLLHHAVVVQIEGSSYRLRQHAELMPEHVRSKALIAPPAFAPPQKPRGRPPKNPQFSLASTSA; this is encoded by the coding sequence GTGAGTGCGACCCTCGATGCAATACCGTCCATGATCGACCGTATTCGCCATGATCTCGTGGGCCTGAAGATGCCGCGCGCACTGGAAGCGCTCGACCATGTCGTGCGACGCCTCGAACATGGCGAGCTGTCTGCACTCGAAGCGATCGATATCCTTCTTTCCGAGGAACTGACCCTACGCGAGAACAGCCGCATCAAGACGGCGCTGCGGATGGGCAGGCTCGCGACGATCAAGACACTCGCTGGTTTCGACTTCACTTTCCAGCCTTCGCTCGATCGCGATCGCATCTTCACTCTGGCGCAGCTTGGCTTCGTCGATCGACACGAGGCCGTGCATTTCCTCGGCCCACCTGGAACCGGCAAGAGTCATCTTGCCACGGCGCTCGGCGTCGAAGCCGTCAAAGCTGGAAAGAGCGTCTACTTCACGAACCTTGCCGACCTCATCGGTTCGCTGGCCCGTTCCGAACGGGAGGGTCGGCTTCAGGAGCGCATTCGCTTCTTCTGCAGGCCAAGCCTGCTCATCGTTGACGAGATCGGATATTTGCCGGTCGTCCAGGGTGGCGGCAATCTGTTCTTCCAACTCGTGAACGCCCGATATGAACGAGGTGCGATGATCCTGACATCAAACCGCGGCTTCGCTGAATGGGGCGATGTCTTCGGCGATCCCGTTGTCGCCACCGCGCTTCTCGACAGACTGCTTCATCACGCCGTCGTCGTGCAAATCGAGGGATCGAGTTACCGGTTGCGCCAGCATGCCGAACTGATGCCGGAGCATGTTCGCTCCAAAGCTCTCATTGCTCCGCCCGCATTCGCTCCACCTCAAAAGCCGCGCGGGCGGCCGCCGAAAAATCCTCAATTCTCCCTGGCATCCACGTCGGCATAA